Genomic DNA from Scatophagus argus isolate fScaArg1 chromosome 15, fScaArg1.pri, whole genome shotgun sequence:
GTCTTACTGAATACTCAACAAGCACTTAGCGTCGTTATTATCTGGCAGTTTAGCTTTCATCGTGCATCTAGCTTTAATGTTACCGTAGCATCTTGGTAGCCTACAGTAGTCTAACATTGCTTATGACAgaatatatacaatatttataAATTCTTAGTCAGCCATGAGGAGTTACTTAGTTATCACACAATACCCATGTTTATTACATCAACAATGCACTAAAAGTACAGCATGAAGTGCATACACTGTGAAACGTGGTGCTATTTTCATacattcagatgtttttatgAGCGACCAAATAAATTGTTCGTCCAAAATCAATCTTGATATTGCAAAGGAAATGGAGTACACTCTACTCATTAAACCTTAAATGCTAAGTAAGCACACTACAAGCCTCTTAAATCCCTCCCTGTGAAGAGCTTCACCCAAACAGCTCCTTATGTTAGACATATGGGCTGTAGAAGTATGTAAAGAGAGATATAAATGGAGCTCATTATATCATAGAAGCAGACTGTTGAGGGCAGCGGTGCCACATGGCACAAAGCTTCTGCTGATATACTTGTTTCTTACATCCTATGGAATAATTTCTTTCTCAGAGCCAAACCTCAGCGCTGGAGCTGTTTGACAAAGTGACACCCCTTACTCCTCTGAGAGCCAAAGCAGCTCTCAGTAATGAGGACATCATGCGGTACAGCAGACAGCTCCTGCTGCCTGAGCTGGGTGTACAAGGTACAGATGGCAGCAGACAGTGTTACAGTGAGCATTCTGTCAGGTGAGATTTGTGGCGTGACTGAACACAACAGAGTGAATCTCCATTGTCCACAGGTCAGCTAAACTTATCCAAGACCTCAGTGCTGATTGTGGGCTGTGGGGGCCTGGGCTGCCCCCTGGCACAGTATCTTGCTGCAGCAGGCATTGGTAGGTAATTTAGTTTATTATTGCTGACCTGAtgccaaacaaatcaaatcctTCTATCATTGCCCTTGAAATATACTGAATTTACTGTATGGGCAGGAGTAATTGTTGAGCTGTCAACAGTTTGCCTTTTTCTGTATGCAGGGACTAAAATGAGCAATTTGACTCTCCTCCCAGTGGCTGGgagactaaataaataaacctgtGAGGAAGAGGGCTTACATTTCCAAAAGAAATATATTACACTACTTCTTTTTAGTGCTGTTTATTGAATAAAACTAAGAACACTGAGAAAGCTTAGGTATGTTCACAGCTTtcaattgtttttttcttttgttgtcaaaATTATACTACCACTTGACTCAGTTTCAACTACCCCACACGTATATTACTGTATAGTGAGTTATGAAGTTAATTTTAATAGTTTAATACCATTGTTGGGGTTTTGACATTTACTCTAAGCCTCTCTGAcagacttgtttgttttgtgtcccTGCAGGGCGCCTGGGCCTGCTGGACTATGATGAGGTGGAGCTCAGTAACCTGCATAGACAGGTGCTTCATGGGGAGGAGAACCAGGGCCAGGCCAAAGCTCTGTCTGCGGCCAAGGCAGTTAAAAGGTACTGATCGCCATCTGCACACTGGAGTACAGTATCACTCATAGAGGTCAACAGCACCTAAATACCAGTATCTTCAAGTAAAAGTTAGTATTTTGATAATAATATGAAATGTATTTGGCACATTtctattatgttttttttcttttgttccaaTATTGTTTCTTCTGTCCTGATACTAATTCCAACAATTGAACTTGTGTACTGGCCGACACTGGCTATGTctaaaagtgtttgtgtgtgtgtatgattgcaTGATTACTATCATTGTTGTATGGCCTGGCTCAGGTTAAGCCTTCTGTAAGCCATAAgcaaatactgtatattcagAGAATGAATGCCATGGAACAGTAGTACACTGGCTTGAAGTTACACAAGTTGCTTGCTGTTTATTCAGTAAAATAATTACTAAGTTGCACAGGTGTACAGAATATTTCTGGGAAGTAGCAGGGTATTGGATCAGTGCATAGACTCATGTACTGCTCACTGATACCCGATCCAGCATTTTAGATTGCATTAGGGGCTTTTCAGATACTTGTATCAGTATTGGAACAAGCCTGTTTTTTGTGACCCTCTGGCTGCTGTATAATGCATGCTGGCGCTTTCCAGTCTCACCACAGGTTATATTTGGTTGTGTATTTCTCCCGAGTCTGCAAATATTGTGTAAACATGTTATTTTACAGACAGCTGTTTTTGGTCCCTTTCAGCCTCACAGTGGGCCTACTGTGGTTAGAATACACATTGTACAGTCGTGACCACAAGAGGGCGCCATTTCTCTGATTAGCAAAGAACTTGTACAGTGTTTTGTGGCTGTGTCACACATACATTACCAAAATCTTACTTTAATTCTGAATTGTTCATCAGAGATAATTTACTGCATGTGTACAATTTTTACAATTTTCAATACAAGAGTGTTTAGTgataactataataataatgatgatgatgatgatgatgataatgatagaAGTACTAATTGTATTGAAACTGCTAATTGTAGAGCACCAAACCCAGCCTCGAAGGAcagtaattaatatttttgaaattgaCTTCATGTTTGCAGGTTAAACTCAACAGTTGAGTGTATTCCTTACCACCTGCAGCTCTCGCCAGAAAATGCCTTGGAACTCATTCAACAGTATCCTGCTACAAAGCCCTGAACCTCCATCTGTTCCACAGACCTGACACCGGCTAATTCTTTGTCATGAATCTATCTAGCCAAGTCTCATTCAGGCCTCTTATTGCTTACATTGCATGAAAGGAATGGTAGATATTCATCTGAGAAATGTGTCCGTGTGACTAACCAATGACATGAAGTCTGTTTGTGATGACACCTTGACTTGGCTGACCTCATATATGACATTGTGGCTGATTGTTCAGACAATGTCCCCACTCGTTATCTGGTCAATGACGCCTGTGTGCTCAGCGGCAAGCCTCTGGTGTCAGCAAGTGCCCTGAGAATGGAGGGGCAGGTAAGGTTTAAATCTTCCATCAGTGTGGCAGGACTCCATCAGCTTCTCTAGATTTGTAACGCTACtttatttcactctgtgtgtatatgtagcTGACAGTTTATAACTACCGTGGAGGCCCCTGCTACAGATGTCTGTACCCGGTACCCCCACCCCCAGAAACAGTGACCAACTGTTCTGACGGAGGGGTGTTAGGAGTGGGTGAGGCTTGTCCCCTTACTTGCCCAGAAAACCACTAACTTTGTGTAAATGATAGTTGTTGGTAAAAATGTTCCACTTTTCTTAAAGTTCCAGGAATAATGGGCTGCTTTCAAGCTTTGGAAGTCCTCAAGATTGCTTCTGGACAAGGCTGTATCCTTTTCAGTCCCTCATTACACACAGTACCTTCTTTAGCCATTTTGTTGCTTTACATAAGGAATTTTTCGCCTAGTCATCTGAATGAATCAACAAAGAACTGCTGAAAGGCTTTTCTTTGTGGCAAAGTTATAGATTGGAGGAATGTTTTGTACCtgtctgataaaataaaaacagacagaaatattttgtttgcaatCTCTGGACCCTGATCACTCTCCATTTACTGTTGCTACGATAACACTTATGAAGCTGTTGTGGTTACAGTTTTCTCATCTCAGCGAATAAACTTGTACTATCTTGCCTTCTGTCTTGCATTGTTATACCCACAATGACACCTTGCCTGTTAAGCATTATCAAGGGAAGGTTTGTGCTGCATGTTGCTATGATGTTCATACACAAATGGGAGACATGACAATCAAGCAGTGTGGTGATGCTTTTCACGAAGTGGCCTCTTCCTTGACCAGGCGTGGCAGCTTCCTGCGGCCaacagctgctgatgtttgACGCTCAAGACGCCAAATTCAGGTCCATCAAGTTGAGGCCCATGCAGGCCGGCTGTGCAGTGTGTGGAGAGAACCCCAGTGTAACCCAGCTGGTGGATTACGAGGCTTTCTGCGGGACTGCTGCTACAGATAAGGTTTGTTATGAGAGATGAAGCTGATAGGGCACCTCATATCACGGGATCACAGACACTATCACaggaattttgttttttttttgtagtgatAAGAAGCATTTCATACATCAACTGGACTTTGCTATTCAGTATGACACACAATTATTCTCTAATCATAGGAACAATCTTTCATTGCctgatttcctgtgtgtttcagtgccgCAAACTCAACCTCCTTTCCAGAGATCAGAGAGTCACAGTACAGGTAAGGAACATATACCATACCACAGTTGGCCAGTGCGTGACTCCCTGCATTTAGTGCTGTTTATTGTATGATTACTCACAATTTTCTTAGTTTGTATTTGCATTCATAAACTGATTACATCTCAGTGCTGACCTGGGGAAATTACTTAAAATGTGCCCGTAGATTTTCTATGGGAAAGAATAATATGTTCTTCTTGGCAATAAGCGCTGTGGCAGTGGATTGCATCTGTTTATGTTTCTGCAGAACTGGCACTT
This window encodes:
- the mocs3 gene encoding adenylyltransferase and sulfurtransferase MOCS3, with translation MTQELCSVKAELKEKEREIAALKDKLAQLEKSQTSALELFDKVTPLTPLRAKAALSNEDIMRYSRQLLLPELGVQGQLNLSKTSVLIVGCGGLGCPLAQYLAAAGIGRLGLLDYDEVELSNLHRQVLHGEENQGQAKALSAAKAVKRLNSTVECIPYHLQLSPENALELIQQYDIVADCSDNVPTRYLVNDACVLSGKPLVSASALRMEGQLTVYNYRGGPCYRCLYPVPPPPETVTNCSDGGVLGVVPGIMGCFQALEVLKIASGQGSSCGQQLLMFDAQDAKFRSIKLRPMQAGCAVCGENPSVTQLVDYEAFCGTAATDKCRKLNLLSRDQRVTVQDYKSILDNAEPHLLLDVRPLVEVDMCHLPFSLNIPLSSLEERKSEHIRLLQQRIGQLKQQMADGCRPSVFVICKLGNDSQKAVRVMEKMSGSEVDSITVKDICGGLMAWAKRIDPTFPQY